The following coding sequences are from one Devosia neptuniae window:
- a CDS encoding electron transfer flavoprotein subunit alpha/FixB family protein produces the protein MSVLVLADHDLGALSPATARVVHAVAELGPVEILVAGEDIAAAAQSASSLAGVTKVLTAEGQFAADSLEMLLSTLAVRYHYLVASAGSVGKDVIPRLAAKLDLMPVTDIVAILGPNRFERPIYAGNALQTVTSNQSKHILTLRASAFRAAASGNAAPIEPLDVSGISSAAKVIAAHRTQSDTPDLATAQIVVGGGIAVGSAEGFQLIESLAKKLGAAIGATRAAVDAGYAPNDWQVGQTGKIIAPDLYIAIGISGALQHLAGIQGAKKIVAINTDAEAPLVKLADIALIGDLFEIIPQLIAELDKTGLKR, from the coding sequence ATGAGCGTTCTGGTTCTGGCCGATCACGACCTCGGCGCCCTCTCGCCCGCCACCGCCCGCGTGGTGCATGCAGTGGCCGAGCTAGGCCCGGTCGAAATCCTGGTGGCCGGCGAGGACATCGCCGCCGCCGCCCAATCCGCATCCAGCCTTGCCGGCGTCACCAAGGTCTTGACCGCCGAAGGTCAATTCGCCGCCGATAGCCTCGAAATGCTACTCTCAACGTTAGCAGTCCGTTATCATTATCTGGTCGCAAGTGCCGGTTCGGTGGGCAAGGATGTCATCCCGCGCCTCGCCGCCAAGCTCGACCTCATGCCGGTCACCGATATCGTCGCCATACTCGGTCCCAACCGGTTCGAGCGCCCGATCTATGCTGGCAATGCCCTGCAAACCGTCACCTCGAACCAGTCCAAGCACATCCTCACCCTGCGCGCCTCGGCCTTCCGCGCCGCCGCGTCCGGCAATGCCGCTCCCATCGAACCCCTTGATGTCTCAGGCATTTCCTCCGCCGCCAAGGTCATTGCCGCCCATCGCACCCAGAGCGACACCCCCGATCTCGCCACCGCCCAGATCGTGGTCGGCGGCGGCATTGCGGTCGGCTCAGCCGAGGGCTTTCAACTCATTGAATCCCTTGCCAAAAAACTCGGCGCCGCCATCGGCGCGACCCGCGCCGCGGTCGATGCCGGCTACGCCCCCAATGATTGGCAGGTCGGCCAGACCGGCAAGATCATCGCCCCCGATCTTTACATCGCCATCGGCATTTCCGGCGCGCTGCAACACCTTGCGGGCATCCAGGGCGCCAAGAAAATCGTCGCCATCAACACCGATGCCGAAGCCCCGCTGGTCAAGCTTGCCGACATCGCTCTGATCGGCGATCTCTTTGAAATCATTCCGCAATTGATCGCCGAGCTGGATAAAACCGGCCTCAAACGCTGA
- a CDS encoding amino acid aminotransferase translates to MFETLTKAPGDKILALMGEYAADPRSTKIDLGVGVYKDEKGVTPVMSAVRKAEQRILENEKTKTYLGIAGNKGFGAAVLDLALADSVDRSRVRIAQAPGGTGSLWVLMQLINRAKPGATVWVSDPTWPNHNPIAENSGLKVEKYPYFDTETRGVKFPQMLAALDKLGKDDVVLLHGCCHNPTGANLTNEQWDQVAASLARTGALPFIDLAYLGFGDGLLEDAYGTRKVIASVPEALIAFSGSKNFGLYRERIGAAILIARDADQADVTNSQLLNIIRGAYSQPPDHGAEIIRTILEDKDLRAEWEAELNQMRGRMITLREKLAEAIRQRSNSKDFDFIAAHRGMFSLLGLPNDVVEHLKAANGVYMIGDSRINVAGIPEDRVGDLAEAMLSASK, encoded by the coding sequence ATGTTCGAGACCCTCACCAAGGCCCCCGGCGACAAGATCCTGGCGCTCATGGGCGAATACGCGGCCGACCCGCGCTCCACCAAGATCGACCTCGGCGTCGGCGTTTATAAGGACGAAAAGGGCGTCACGCCCGTCATGTCCGCCGTCCGCAAGGCCGAGCAGCGCATTCTCGAAAACGAAAAAACCAAGACTTATCTGGGCATTGCCGGCAATAAGGGCTTCGGCGCCGCCGTGCTCGATCTGGCTTTGGCCGATAGCGTCGACCGCTCTCGCGTCCGCATCGCTCAGGCCCCTGGCGGCACTGGCTCGCTCTGGGTTTTGATGCAGCTGATCAACCGCGCCAAGCCCGGCGCCACTGTCTGGGTCTCCGATCCGACCTGGCCCAACCACAACCCCATTGCCGAAAATTCCGGTCTCAAGGTCGAGAAATACCCCTATTTCGACACCGAAACCCGTGGCGTAAAATTCCCGCAAATGCTTGCTGCGCTTGATAAATTGGGCAAGGACGATGTCGTGCTGCTGCATGGCTGCTGCCACAACCCAACCGGCGCCAACCTCACCAATGAGCAGTGGGATCAGGTCGCCGCAAGCCTTGCCCGCACCGGCGCTTTGCCCTTCATTGACCTGGCCTATCTCGGCTTCGGCGATGGCCTGCTCGAAGACGCCTATGGCACCCGCAAGGTGATCGCCTCGGTTCCCGAAGCGCTGATCGCTTTCTCGGGCTCCAAGAATTTCGGCCTCTATCGCGAACGCATCGGCGCCGCCATCCTCATCGCCAGGGATGCGGACCAGGCCGACGTGACCAATTCCCAGCTTCTCAACATCATCCGCGGCGCCTATTCGCAGCCGCCCGATCATGGTGCCGAAATCATCCGCACCATCCTTGAGGACAAGGATCTGCGCGCCGAGTGGGAAGCCGAGCTCAATCAGATGCGCGGCCGCATGATCACGCTGCGCGAAAAGCTGGCCGAAGCCATCCGCCAGCGTTCAAATTCCAAGGATTTCGACTTCATCGCCGCCCATCGCGGCATGTTTTCACTGCTTGGGCTGCCCAATGACGTCGTTGAGCATTTAAAAGCCGCCAATGGTGTTTATATGATTGGTGACAGTCGCATCAATGTCGCCGGCATCCCGGAGGATCGGGTCGGCGATCTGGCGGAAGCCATGCTCTCGGCGAGCAAATAA
- the fsa gene encoding fructose-6-phosphate aldolase, producing the protein MKFFVDTAEIKDIKELYDTGLLDGVTTNPSLIAKSGRDFKEVVKEICATVPGPVSAEVASLEYDGMIAEGEVLAKLADNVVVKLPLTLNGLKATKTFKERGVKTNVTLCFSANQALLAAKAGATYISPFLGRLDDINLDGVELIENIRQIYDNYQFETQILAASIRSPNHVTQVALAGADVATIPPDVIRKLANHPLTNAGIEGFLKDWKATGQSIL; encoded by the coding sequence ATGAAGTTCTTCGTCGACACTGCAGAAATCAAGGACATCAAGGAGCTGTACGATACCGGCCTGCTCGATGGTGTCACCACCAATCCGTCGCTGATTGCCAAGTCCGGCCGCGATTTCAAGGAAGTCGTCAAGGAAATCTGCGCCACCGTGCCCGGCCCGGTCTCGGCCGAAGTCGCCAGCCTTGAATATGACGGCATGATTGCCGAAGGCGAAGTGCTGGCCAAGCTGGCCGACAATGTCGTGGTCAAGCTCCCCCTGACGCTCAATGGCCTCAAAGCCACCAAGACCTTCAAGGAACGCGGCGTCAAAACCAACGTCACCCTGTGCTTCTCGGCCAATCAGGCCCTGCTCGCCGCCAAGGCCGGCGCGACCTATATCTCGCCCTTCCTCGGCCGTCTCGATGATATCAATCTCGACGGTGTCGAACTGATCGAAAACATCCGCCAGATCTACGACAACTACCAGTTCGAAACCCAGATCCTGGCCGCCTCGATCCGCTCGCCCAACCACGTGACCCAAGTCGCTTTGGCCGGGGCCGACGTCGCCACCATCCCGCCCGACGTGATCCGCAAGCTCGCCAACCACCCGCTGACCAATGCGGGCATCGAAGGCTTCCTCAAGGACTGGAAAGCCACCGGCCAGTCGATCCTCTAA